The window GACTACAACAATTAAGAAGAGATGTAACTCGATTGCAAAGGTACTCTCTTCCATCAAACCCTAAGAACAAAACAGCAGACTGAATCTAACAAGGAGACGAAAGCAAACACAAAGCAAGCTTACGTGAAGTTTTACACAGTTTCTTCCGGAGATAGGTCGGCGGCGGATTAAGATCCGCCGGAGGAGCGGTAGCGGTAGAGCTTGCCGAAGACGTGCAGGGCGGTGACGAATCCGATGAAGCAGAGGCTCATCACCAGGACGACCGTGGGCGTCATCTTGAACCCGGGGGCATCGTCGGTGTAGAAGCGCAGCATGTTGCTACCTCCCCCGCCGCCACCGGCGGCCCCGAATCCCCCGGCGGAGCCGCCACCCAGCCTCCGCCTCCTCATTCCCGCAGCAGCCGCCGGCGTCCCCCTAGGCCCCACCGTGGCCGGTCGCCCCCCGCCTCCCGCCGATGACGCCTTCTGCGACAGCGAGCTTCCCCTCGCCATCCTACTCGAGATCGACAGAACAAAAACGAACTGGAAACCACGAACCGCAAAAAGCCCTTCCTTTCGCCGTCTCCTTGGGAAAGAGACAAAAGAAAAATACGTATAAAGTCTTACCCATTCATTTATTACGCAATCATTTACCTGCCTCTTCATTGGAAAAACTCTTGGGTCCCAGTACACGACTACGTTCCCACCAATCACTGTACAGGTATCGCAGCTAATAAAATACAAGCATCCATATCCGGTTTCAGACAACAGTTGGTAGAAACAGTTGGTTAGTCTAAGAACAGGTCGCCATCCTCTTGGAAGATGGGCCCCGCAATGTGGGTCGCTAAGTAGGTAGGCATCGAAGCAGAAACACCATGCCGTTCTTGAGGTGGAGAGCAGTGGACGAGACGATGATTCCCGTGCACCCacagcaaggctttcaaggattccATCGTGCATGAGAATGATCTTAGAAGCTCGTCAGCTTCCAAAAGTTCATCAGGCAATCTAAACCAAACAATTCTTTCACAGTTAGATCTCTAAA of the Musa acuminata AAA Group cultivar baxijiao chromosome BXJ2-10, Cavendish_Baxijiao_AAA, whole genome shotgun sequence genome contains:
- the LOC135625508 gene encoding protein transport protein Sec61 subunit beta-like yields the protein MARGSSLSQKASSAGGGGRPATVGPRGTPAAAAGMRRRRLGGGSAGGFGAAGGGGGGSNMLRFYTDDAPGFKMTPTVVLVMSLCFIGFVTALHVFGKLYRYRSSGGS